GGGCAATGCCTTCAATCCTATTGATTTAAATCTTTTTGCTACAAAAAAGAATTCAAGCATTTTGTTAAACGGAAAAAAAACCTTTTGTTCTGGAAGTGCAGACTCTGATTATTTAATTGTATCTAGTATTTTTGAAGAGACCGAGATTCCATTAATTGCAGTCATACCAACTAACCGTCAAGGCATTGAAGTTAACGGTGACTGGGATCATTTTGGACAGAGGCAAACAGACAGTGGGTCCATTACATTTAAAAATGTGCCTGTTTACAAAGAAGATATTCTAGCAGCTGTTCCACCGAACGATGAATTTTTAAGCATCCGATCAAGCATTGCTAATTTTCTTATTTCACACATTATGTTAGGGGTTACAAAAAGCGCCATCAACGAAGCCCTACAATACGTTTCAACGAAGACGAGAGCTCGTTTTGCCCAACATTCATCTGCCATAGATGACCCTTACATTCAAAGACATCTTGGAAAATTCCACATTCAATACGAAGCAGCTGAATCGTTAATTTCCCAAACTACTGCTGCATTTCAAGAGGCTTGGGAGAAAGGTTGGAACCTTACAGAAAAAGAAAAAACCAGCATTCAAAATTCTATAGGGGTAGCTAAAGCATTTATTACTACAGCAGGATTAGATATTACCTCAAGAATCTTTGACGTCATGGGTAGCAGAGCAACGTCT
The genomic region above belongs to Priestia megaterium and contains:
- a CDS encoding acyl-CoA dehydrogenase family protein, producing the protein MPIHSPMKRSIQEQAYLLAAEFQKTAIQRDREGGNPKWERDLIRESGLLNLLTPERLGGMGKTWGDVCEVVQIFAQADSSLAHVYGYHFLNLTTPYFYGTSEQSDFYYQQTIQQNLFWGNAFNPIDLNLFATKKNSSILLNGKKTFCSGSADSDYLIVSSIFEETEIPLIAVIPTNRQGIEVNGDWDHFGQRQTDSGSITFKNVPVYKEDILAAVPPNDEFLSIRSSIANFLISHIMLGVTKSAINEALQYVSTKTRARFAQHSSAIDDPYIQRHLGKFHIQYEAAESLISQTTAAFQEAWEKGWNLTEKEKTSIQNSIGVAKAFITTAGLDITSRIFDVMGSRATSNTYRYDRFWRNIRTLSLHAPINYEIQRLGTWTLQNYKNHLDLEENQ